Proteins from one Rosa chinensis cultivar Old Blush chromosome 7, RchiOBHm-V2, whole genome shotgun sequence genomic window:
- the LOC112175314 gene encoding phosphoenolpyruvate carboxykinase (ATP) 1, giving the protein MANNAGENGDFKFGRIGSMGRHGLPKIQTHHETKEVCHDDTATPVKAKTVDELHSLQKKRSSQPSTPHTATGQQGSAFNAISEEDRQKQQLQSISASLASLTRETGPKVVRGDPARKTDGQKAVHVEHHLYDSALFGLSDSALKFTHILYNLSPAELYEQAIKYEKGSFITASGALATLSGAKTGRSPRDKRVVKDEETENELWWGKGSPNIEMDEHTFLVNRERAVDYLNSLDKVFVNDQFLNWDPEHRIKVRIVSARAYHSLFMHNMCIRPTPEELEEFGTPDFTIYNAGQFPCNRYTHYMTSSTSIDLNLARREMVILGTQYAGEMKKGLFSVMHYLMPKRRILSLHSGCNMGKDGDVALFFGLSGTGKTTLSTDHNRYLIGDDEHCWSDNGVSNIEGGCYAKCIDLSKDKEPDIWNAIKFGTVLENVVFDEHTRDVDYSEKSVTENTRAAYPIEYIPNAKIPCVGPHPKNVILLACDAFGVLPPVSKLSLAQTMYHFISGYTALVAGTEDGIKEPQATFSACFGAAFIMMHPTKYAAMLAEKMKKHGATGWLVNTGWSAGRYGTGNRIKLAYTRKIIDAIHSGTLLNATYTKTEVFGLEIPTEIEGVPSEILDPINTWSDKKAYKETLLKLGGLFKKNFEVFVNHKIGKDNKLTEEILAAGPLF; this is encoded by the exons ATGGCTAACAACGcaggtgaaaatggagactTCAAGTTTGGTCGGATCGGAAGTATGGGCCGTCACGGACTTCCGAAGATCCAAACCCACCATGAGACCAAGGAGGTCTGCCACGACGACACTGCAACTCCGGTCAAAGCCAAGACAGTGGACGAGCTCCACTCTCTTCAGAAGAAGAGGTCATCGCAGCCCAGCACTCCCCACACCGCTACCGGGCAGCAAGGGTCGGCTTTCAACGCCATTTCCGAGGAGGATCGGCAGAAACAGCAGCTCCAGTCCATCAG tgcgTCTTTGGCGTCGCTGACGAGGGAGACGGGGCCGAAGGTGGTGAGAGGTGACCCGGCGAGGAAGACTGATGGGCAGAAAGCCGTGCATGTTGAGCATCATCTGTACGATAGTGCCCTCTTTGGGCTTAGTGACAGTGCTCTCAAGTTCACCCACATCCTCTACAACCTCTCTCCTGCTG AACTGTATGAGCAAGCTATCAAGTACGAGAAAGGTTCATTTATAACAGCATCCGGTGCCTTGGCCACACTGTCCGGAGCAAAGACAGGCCGTTCCCCAAGAGACAAACGAGTCGTGAAAGATGAAGAGACTGAAAATGAGCTTTGGTGGGGAAA GGGTTCACCAAACATTGAAATGGATGAACACACTTTCTTAGTGAACAGAGAAAGAGCTGTTGATTACCTGAATTCTTTGGACAAG GTATTTGTGAATGATCAATTTTTGAACTGGGACCCAGAACATCGAATCAAAGTTCGAATTGTATCTGCAAGAGCTTACCACTCCCTCTTTATGCATAACAT GTGCATCCGACCCACTCCTGAAGAGCTGGAGGAGTTTGGTACTCCAGACTTCACAATATACAATGCTGGGCAGTTCCCATGTAACCGTTATACCCACTACATGACTTCCTCTACCAGCATAGATCTCAATCTTGCCAGAAGGGAAATGGTCATCCTTGGCACCCAGTATGCTGGTGAAATGAAGAAAGGCCTGTTTAGTGTAATGCACTATCTCATGCCTAAGCGACGAATCCTCTCCCTACATTCTGGCTGCAATATGGGGAAAGATGGCGATGTTGCCCTTTTCTTTGGCTTATCAG GAACTGGGAAGACAACTCTGTCCACAGATCATAATAGGTATTTAATAGGGGATGATGAGCACTGCTGGAGTGACAATGGTGTGTCAAACATTGAAGGTGGTTGCTATGCTAAGTGCATTGATTTGTCGAAAGACAAGGAACCAGATATTTGGAACGCTATCAAATTTGGGACTG TTTTGGAGAATGTTGTGTTTGATGAGCATACTCGAGATGTGGATTATTCAGAGAAATCTGTGACAG AGAACACCCGGGCAGCATATCCTATAGAGTACATACCAAATGCTAAAATACCATGTGTTGGTCCTCATCCGAAAAATGTCATTCTCCTGGCCTGTGATGCATTTGGTGTGCTCCCACCTGTGAGCAAGTTGAGTTTGGCCCAAACAATGTACCATTTTATCAGCGGCTACACTGCTCTG GTTGCTGGAACTGAGGATGGTATCAAGGAACCACAAGCTACATTCTCAGCATGCTTCGGTGCAGCATTTATAATGATGCATCCAACAAAGTATGCAGCAATGTTGGCTGAAAAGATGAAAAAGCACGGGGCTACAGGATGGCTTGTGAATACAGGCTGGTCAGCAGGAAG GTATGGAACAGGTAACCGCATCAAATTAGCTTATACCAGGAAGATTATAGATGCTATTCACTCGGGTACCCTTTTGAATGCAACCTACACCAAAACTGAAGTATTTGGACTTGAGATCCCCACTGAGATTGAGGGTGTACCCTCAGAAATTCTGGATCCAATAAACACT TGGTCAGACAAGAAAGCTTACAAAGAGACACTACTTAAGTTGGGGGGTCTGTTCAAGAAGAATTTTGAGGTATTCGTGAATCACAAGATTGGGAAAGATAACAAGCTCACAGAGGAAATCCTTGCAGCAGGTCCACTTTTTTGA